TGCACCCTTAGTGTTTGGGATCCTGCAGCCCCTCAGTGTTCTGCAGCACAATTCTCCAACCATCTGGGTCGGCAATCGTGACACCGGCATTTATCCAATATGGGTTTTCCGGCTCGACCTCCGGGTAGCCCATGTCATGCAGCCGCCCGGCGATTGCGTCTCGCGCTTCCTTGTCAGGAATGTAGAAGACTAATAGATTGTCTTCTGTCGGTGCGGGGCAGGGGCTGCCATGTTCATGCTGGGTAAATTCCAGGTGGTAGCATACACCCGGCAGGCCGAGCATAACACCATCATACCCATCATGCTTCTCGAACCCACCAACCACTTCAAGCCCAACACCATCTCGGTAAAATTCAACGACCTTTTTTAGCTGATCCGTTGGCCGTGCAATCCTGAATTGAACGGCAGGCATTTTTTTAGACCAAGGTTTCTTCATCTTCAGCACCTCGAATTAATTCTATAGGTTTATTATATAATGAAGAAACACCTTTGAGGTCGGAGATAGGAATGAGAATTCCTCAGACTTTCGATGTAGTTTGTTATAATTAATATGATATTAAATTAAGAGGTGTTTACATGACCCTTGGTCTTGTTTTAGTCATCATTATTCTCATGGGAGCACTGCTGGCAACATTGTTATTGTCCGGCAAGGGAGACGAAGAATATAGCAAAGCCACGAAAAAGAACACGACGAATCTCACAATAATTTATGTGGTGGTTATTTTGTTATCATTCATAGCCGTTGGGGTTTATATTAGGTGGTTTGTGTAGGAGTGCGGATACAAGTTCGAAAACAATGCGAAACTACTTTTGTTCATAAAAAAGGTCAGCCTCTCACAACGAAAGGCTGACCTCTTCTTTTATACAAACAGGCTAAGCAATAAGATAAATCCTAATCCTGCTACTGAAATAATCGTTTCAAGCAATGTCCAAGTTGCGAATGTTTCTTTCATGCTAAGACCGAAGTATTCTTTGAACATCCAGAAGCCTGCGTCGTTCACGTGTGATGCGATCAAGCTTCCTGCGCCAGTTGCCAGTACGACAAGGGCAAGGTTAACGTCTGTCTGGCCAAGAAGCGGGATGACTAGTCCGGCTGTTGTTAATGCTGCAACTGTTGCTGAACCTAGAGAGATACGAAGGATGGCTGCGATG
This window of the Mesobacillus jeotgali genome carries:
- a CDS encoding VOC family protein, which translates into the protein MKKPWSKKMPAVQFRIARPTDQLKKVVEFYRDGVGLEVVGGFEKHDGYDGVMLGLPGVCYHLEFTQHEHGSPCPAPTEDNLLVFYIPDKEARDAIAGRLHDMGYPEVEPENPYWINAGVTIADPDGWRIVLQNTEGLQDPKH